A genomic window from Nerophis ophidion isolate RoL-2023_Sa linkage group LG22, RoL_Noph_v1.0, whole genome shotgun sequence includes:
- the insl5a gene encoding insulin-like 5a, whose translation MRVLVVLPLLLCAVVCRVDRAGAEVRAVKLCGRELMRAVVYTCGGSRWRRLITDSDMEGVSRGDENSLESLPSIRSYPSSDLTRRDINNILSTVCCQVGCRKSDLTFLC comes from the exons ATGCGAGTTTTGGTGGTCTTACCTCTGCTGCTGTGTGCCGTCGTGTGCCGCGTGGACCGGGCCGGAGCCGAGGTGAGGGCGGTGAAACTGTGCGGCCGAGAATTGATGAGGGCGGTGGTGTACACTTGTGGGGGGTCCCGCTGGAGGAGGCTCATCACTGACTCGGACATGGAAG GTGTTTCCAGAGGAGATGAGAACAGTTTGGAAAGTTTGCCCAGCATCAGAAGTTACCCAAGCTCAGACCTGACCAGACGGGACATAAACAACATCTTGTCCACCGTGTGTTGCCAGGTGGGCTGCAGGAAGAGCGACCTCACCTTCCTCTGCTGA